The following DNA comes from Castor canadensis chromosome 4, mCasCan1.hap1v2, whole genome shotgun sequence.
GGCCACCACTCTCTTATCAGGGCCTCTGCCTGAGCTCCTGCCCTCAGATCTTTCCAGCTTGTTTTAAAAACTGCAACTCTCCTTCCAGAAGATTCCCCTCCATAGTCCCTCAGCTTGCTCTCTCTGCTCTAGCTGCTCTCCTCCCATCAGGTTACCTGTCTTCCCCTGAGCCCTTTCCTACTTATTGGTCCCCCACCACCACCTGTAACCCCAAGCAACAGCAGTGCTTCCCCTCCTCACTTCTGCATCCTGACAGAAGTGCCAGGAGGAGCTCCGTGACCCCTGACCCCGACAATGAGAGGCAGCCTCTGCCTCTCCTCTCACCTGCCAGGGGCTGTCTCCCTGTCTGGTCAGTGTCCCGTTGATGATCCTGGGATCCAGCTGGTCTACTTGGTCAATATCCCGCTTAGAAATAATGCGTTTCTTTTCCATTCGTCTCCCTAGCCTCCCACACGGAAAGTTCACTGAAGGAAAAGGAGGGTGATAAGGAGCCTGCCAGGCACTACTCCCAGACTGCCCTCATCTTGTACTCCTCATGCCTGAAGACTAGTTTGACATTGGAGGGTTCAAGGGATAAGTGACAATATGAGTGGGCAAATCCCCTCTGGTCAGTCAGTGAGTCAACAAACAATGTCACCTAATGGCAAGACACAGGCCAAGCTACCTGTATCCTTGCACAGGTTGTTAAACTTCTCAGAGGTTCAGTATACCCCAGGGCTGTTGGGGGATAAGCCCCAAGATCTATAAGGAATGCCCCCAGCTGGAACGCTGCCAAGCTTATATCAGAGGTGAGAAATTACAGGGAGAAGGAAGTGGGCACTCTTGGAAAGCCCAAAGTAGCCCTGAGCACGATCATGAGGCCTGTCTTCCCAGAGAAGAGAGCACACCATGGAGAGTCAGGGGCAGGCTGCCTTGCAGGATCTGCTCCTGATGGGCCATGAATGTCCAGCTAGGAGATCTAGACTTGCAGGGCAGTGGGACACCATCAGCAGGGGAAGGGCACACTGACAGAGTGCAAGGAGACAAAGGCAATGAAAGTCCAGATGCTGGAAAGCAGGCAGAACTGGCAGGCTGAGAATGCAAAACCCTTGGCCAACAACAGGATACTCAGAAGTGGTGTCACACCACAGCCGCATCACAGCACATGGGTGGCGTGATGACAACTGGCAAGAGAGGCTgctagagctgggcatggtggtacacacctgtaattccatcaAGTGGGAGGCAGGTggatttcaagttcaaagccaggatGGCTAtgttgtgagttccaggccagcctgggctacatacggggactccatctcaaaatgagaagaaggaaggaaggagggaagaaaagaaggaagggaagggagggagggaggatgggagggaaggaaggaaggaaaataaaaagggaagaaaaggaaagagagagagagagagagagagagagagagagagactgaggagGCTGCTAAAGCCCTCCTCTGTGGCTTGGCTCCCTCTCTGTCCCCTGCAGAGGTGAACAGAGACTATGACCTGGAGATCACAGGCAGCTCTACAGGAAAGACTGGTATGCTCTGCTGACCATGGGGAGTCTCTCTGAGTCTGGGGCTGCACAGAGCCCAGCTCTTCTGGCCACCATGCTCTAGGGGGCTGGAAGCTGGGCACCAGCAAACTCCAGCCCAGCCTTACAGAGTCCTCTCCACAGCCCATCCAAACGGCAAGCCCTAAGGACCTGCACAGCACGGGTCTGCCAGTGCCCCTGGCATTCTGACAGCCTTGCAGGAAAGGTGCGGGCAGACAGGTCCACCAGGCACTCCTTTGCAACTTCCTGGGAATTTCTaatcatttcaaaatacaaagtgaaaaatatgtttttttcagTAGAAGGACTGGGATATAAAGAGGTAAAAAGTTTCCTGAAAGAAGAACATGAAGTCAAAAAGTTGGGAAAGAGAAGAGACGATGAAACTAGAAGAAAGAGGTATGAACCATGAGCGGTCCAGAAAGAGACAGCAAAGAAAGCAGAGGAGTGACTATCAAAGAAGTCATTTTCAATGTCCCTAGAGGCAGAAGATCTGCATTTCCTCATTAAAAGGGCCCATCAAGGGCTCTGCACAAGGAATGAAAAAAGACCCGCCCCAAGAAAACATTACAAGAGTTGTAAAGATCTGACTCTGTAAACTTTGTATACAAATAaacttgataaaaataaaatcctttgtaATAAGGACAATCTAAAGAAAGGCAGAATCCGGCTCTGTTCTTGCAGAAACAAAGGCTAATAGAAACACGGCCGGCAGCGTGTCCTAATGAACTAAAAGCATCCAGGGTGAACAGAGGAAGACGCTGGAGGCCCGGATCCACTCAAACTGCGGAGATGAACTGTGCTCCAGGAGGTGTCCCCAAGGTGAGCAGGGACAACTGGTGACAGGGAGACAAGCAAGAGAGAGTCCCGGCAGACAGCACCCGCAGCAGCCGTACGGGGGTTGGGGCGCCACATCCGCGGTTACCCCGTGACTCAACCCTGTTCACCGCTCGCTCCCGCTCCCCGGAAGCCTGCCTGTGGTCTGTGCGGGATCCTCCCCGCGCCCCACCCCGCTCTGGGTCGGGGCCTGACCGGGAGGGGCCGGCGGCTCACCCGTGGGCCTGCAGTGCAGGAGGTCGTCGTCCAGTTCGTAGCCCGCAGCGCAGCTGCAGCGGCGGCCGCCGTCCTCCTCCAGGCAATAGTGCCCGCAGCCACCGTTGTCCACCAGGCAGTGGGCGAAGCGCATCTCTGCAGGACGGGAGGGCGCGGAGAGCGGCGCTTGCGCCGGGTGCTGGGTGCTGGGTGCGGGGACCCGCAGCGCGCATGCCGTCCCGCCTTCCCGCCGCCCCCTCACCTTGCTGGCAGAATCTGCCCTCCCAGCCCTGGACGCAGTTGCAGCTGAAGCCTCCGATGCCGTCCATGCACGTGCCGTGCCCGCAGCACGAGCTGTCACACAGGTGACCCGAGGGCGGGGCTGCGCACTGGTCACCATCTGCGACAAGAGGCGGGGTAGGAGGGTGGAGGTCGTGGGTACTGCCAGCACCCTCCCCGGACCCCAGTGACCAGAGGGGAGCGGGCTTGGGCAGCCCAGCCAGGGGTCGGGAACGCACTCACCTAAGTACTTGGTCCAGAAAGCCAGCTGCAGAGAGAGGAGGGCAGCATGAGGGGCCAGCCCGTGTACCAAGGGGAGGCCACCGGTCGCCTCGCTCCTCCTGGATGTGACCCAGGGGCCTGCAAGCAGGCAGATGAGAGCCGGGCTTCCAGGCAGACAGCTGCTGGTAGCTAGCGCTCTTTGCTCCCCTCCCGCACACCCACACATTCCAGGAACCGCACTGGTTTCCATGCGGCTCGTCTCCACTCTCCGTCTATTCCATAGCAGCTTCTGTATGGAGAGGACCCCAAACCCCTGCCAAGATGCTCTGCCTTCCTCAAGCCCCATCATTCCCTTAGGCTTTTAGGAACCCCTCATGCATTCAGTGGTCTCAGAGTTGGAAGACCTGGGCCGCTGGCTGTGAAAGACTGGGGTGGCTAGACTGCTAACTAGGtgtcagctgctgctgctgctgtgttgGCTCTGACCCTCCAACCGGGAGGACCCAGATCCTGCCTCAGCTCTCTTGAGGATCTGAAAAGAGGCATGGGAGTGAGCGCATATGGACAGACACCAGGGAGTCCTGGTCACACATGCACCTGAGGTGCATGGGTAGAAGTAAGGAATGTGGCCTTTTGgtcacagggagagagagagagagacagagggtaGGCAGTGGAGGCCAGTGGTCACTGGAAGGTGGAATGAATTTGGGGGGAggtagggggagaggaggggagagcagGGAGCCTGGAGCTCCCAAACTTCTGAAGCTCACTGTAGAGTTCTATTTCTTGCAGTCACATGTGCCCTGGCCAAGACCAGAGGGCAGGACCATACTGCCATCCCAGCAAGCTGAGAGGAGGATGGACTGGTGCCCACAGCACAGACTCCAAAGAGGGTGTGTCTACCTGCTCCTCCAGGCCCCAGCCCGCCCCTGAGTCTCATGCTTTGGCCCCAGCCTGGTGGCCTTACTGTGTCCTCcacatcttgaaaaatctccttggCCTCCTCGAAGTCACAGACCTCCTCTACGCACTCCCGCTCCAGGTTGCCGGGCCAGATCTCCTCCAGGAAGCTGTTGGCGCGTTTGTGGCGGACCTGCAGCATCTGATGGGCGAGCTCACTGCTGGAGAACACTGAGTCTGGATGGGGAGGGGGAGTGCGTTCACTCTGGTACAGGGGCCTCAGAGGGGCCATGAGGGCCTAAAGAGCCAAGCTGGGGAGAACCTGGAAAGGCCTTGTCTCCAGCCCCTCAGGGCCTATTCCAATTCCTGGTGAGGATGTCGTGCCCTGAAACTCTGTCTCCTCCAAGGCAGATGACCATTGGTGAACAGGAGGCTTGACCCTTCCAAGCATATACTCTGAAACAGACCTCCCTTTGAACCCCAACCTGACCTCCATCTTCAcctctctaaacctcagtttattcatttgaAAAAGGGGACAAGATAATCATGTAAAACACAGAagtgggctggggtgtggttcaagtggtagatcacctaccTATTaatcctgaagccctgagttcattaccgccaaaacaaaataaaacaaaagccacaGAAGTAAGCACTCAATGCCAAATGCCAAATGCCAGATGCTGCTGTTGCTGTTACGACTGCAAAATTAAATCGGTCTCATTTCTCCCAGTATACTTAAAGTAACCCCCTCTTGACTGGTCATTTGGTACTACCTCTACCAGGCAGGGACACCTGGAGGACAGAGATCTATCACCCCATGTGTCGCCAAGTGTCTGCTGGGAAGATGCCTTTGAGCTGAGGTAGCAGAGGAAGTGTAGATCAATGGCGGCAGCTGGGTATAGGGTGAGAGAAAGGGCGAGGCAGGCAGATAAGCAGTTCAAGGAAAGGTTCAAGAGGAGCCAGGTGTGGTTCTGGGAGAAGACCATTTGTCCTGTGCTCCTTCCAGAGGACCATAGCTACCTCCTGTTGTCATGAGGgcagaggaagggactggggcAGGACAGCAGGTATCATTACAGGAGAAGAAGCATGGGGCAGTGTGACCCCAGGCCTGGGTCTGGGATCTTCACCACTGAGGGAGTAAGTAGTAGAGCAGGAAGGCCCAGAGGACTGACTCTATGACACACCCCAAATCCTTGTCACCACCTGCATCTGACCTTGCAGCAGCTGGCTTACCTAGACCTAGTCAGCCAATTCATGCCACTCCCACCTGGCCCTCATGTCACCAAGGCTCAGAGGAAGGTGTGATGATTTGGGCAGGTGCCAGTGATGCCTTAGGAAGGATTTGGAGGATCCCGAGGTAGGTTGGGGATGGCCTTACCAGGAGGGGCTGGCACCCCAGAAATTCCCCAGGTGGCCACGAACAGCAGGAAGCTTGCGAGCTGCCACATTCTGGAGCTGCTGACACCTGTCTGAGGAGGACTTCTAAGCTggcagcccccccaccccccgccccgccccgtgcTGCTGTGCCCACTGCCCGCCAGGAGGAAGCTGAGCAGCAGGCCCGTCCCTGTATACACACTGTCAGGGTGGAAGCTGGAGCTGAGGATCCTTGTGACTAGACAGACAGCCCCACCAGGCCCTTAGTGTGCAGGGGCTAAGGTCACACCAATTGCCTGAGAAAGCCGAGTGTGCAGGTCCTTCTGAAGAACAAAGGAGACTTGTCTCAGAAAGGCCAAGTGCCAGGGAATGTTGTGCTCTGCCTTCCTTCTATTTTTGGTGATGGTTGCAGGGTGGGGGTGGCTATGCCTTTGCTGGTCTGGTAGCTGGGTAAAGAATACTAGCTTATGCTGATTGAGCAGGATTCTGGGTAGGTCAAAAAgccagtggggtgggggggggcaggtgccagtggctcatgcctgtaatcctagctactcaagaggcacagatcaggaggattgaggttccaaaCCAGCctcagggaaataattctcaagatcctatcttgaaaatactcaacacaaaacaggactagtGGAGTGACCCAAATGGTAGAGAGAGAGCCTGCtaagcaagcttgaggccctgagttcaaactccagcaccgcaaataataaacaaacaaacaaataagaagaaGAAGCCAGGAAGCCTGGGGAAAATTCCAGCACATTCTGGATGCAGTGGGGAGCAAAATTCTTAACTGCTCCACTCCTCTGCTCCTTTATAAAATGCACAGGTTTATGCCTTTAAAGGATTATTGAAAGAACTAGTAGTCCACATGAAGCTTTTAAAACAAGTTTAGAGGAGTGGAGCGCAGCTCAGTGCTACAGTGTGtggttagcatgtgcaaggccctgggttcaacctgtAGCACACAGCAAATGCTCGGTAAACACTTGCTATTTCTATACCCACCCAAGACGTGGGACTAATATTATCACTCACATTTCATGACTTGGAGCAGGTAAGTGGCTTATTAAAAATCCACAACTAGACCTTTCATGGTAGTGAATGCTTGTAaactcagtacttgggaggctgaggcaggaggatcaagagtttgagactaGTTtggatctgtttttaaaaaaaatccacaactGGAGGGGGCAGCACTAGGACTCAGGCCCAGGCCTGTGGGGCTCCAGGCCCGGAAGCTTTACCCTGCCCTTAATCACTGGATTCCCTGTCCTTCAATGCCACAGAGGTCACCCTACCTCTGGAGACTAAGGAGCCCTCCACTGTCCCCAAGACCGGAAGGGCAGGCCTGCCTGCTCCAGCTACACAGCCCTGCCTAGCCTCACCCTTCTCCTTTGCTGACTTCCTCAAGGTTGCGCTGACATTTAATCCAATGTTTAAATCAGATGCCTCACTTTTAGAGGTGAGCATACAGGCAGTCCTGGGTTCCAAGTTGCTTTTGGGGATGGCTCTGGGTTCTGGAGAACCCCTTGACTAAATTCTACTTGGTCCACAGTCTGGAAAGAGGGAGGCACACAGTGAGAGGACCCTTGGACTGTGGCACCTGGGGAATGCCAACCATGCCTTGGCCTGGCCGGTGGCAGGGCCTCATTTCCCTTGACACCATGCTCTAGCCAGCCAGGAGAACCCTTCATTGTGGCTCAGCACTCCTCTCCCTTCTGCACCCCTCCCTCCGCACCCCTCCCAGTCCTGCCTCGAGGGGGACTTACAGGGGTGGGCCGTGGAGAAACTGCGAGTTCGCCCTCCTGCCGCCATGACAGCCTGGAACTCGGGTTAATCCATAACCACAAATGTTTGTTTGACCTAGTGATGAGCCTCCTGCTCCCCAGATAAACAAACAAGTGGTGCTGACAATTCCATTTACCCAAAGCTCACCTCTGCCACCAAGGAAGCCTCCCAGCAAGGAGGGAGGTAAGGGCCCGTGTTGCTCAAAGCCACTGGCAGATTCTGTCTCGTTTTAGCCTCGCTGAGGGAGAGATGTTGTCCCCACTTTGCACGTGGGGACCTTTCTACCCAAGACATTGGTTTGTCTCTGATCAGAACAATGGTAATCACTCCATAGTCCATCACATCTAAGATGCCATTGCTTATAAGATTCACCTATTTATGTAccactgtaaaagaaaaaaagacactatTACACATGGATATACCATCCTGACTTCTGATGAGGGCGTCAACTACACAGGTGCAGTGTAGTAGACTCAGTTCTGATGGCTCAGGGCATGCCGATCCAGCTGCACACGGCTATCACTATCACCTCCACTTTGCAGACATGGACACTTAGAAGTCCAGCATTACTCATCCAAATTCACTTAACTGATGGGTGGCAGATCTGCATTAGAAAGAACTCCAGTCTTCTGGCCACTCTGTGATCAAGTGAGAAAAAGGCAGGATTCTGGAAAGCTGCAGGTAGTTCCCTTCCAGGATCTTGGAAAAGAGAATAGCAGGAGTAcctgatgctggtggctcatgcctgtaatcctagctactcaggaggcagcgatcaggaagatagcggtttgaagccagccctggcaaagagttcacaagactctatcttgaaaaaaacgcaacacaaaaaaatgggctgatggagtggctcaaggtgtaggccctgagttcaagccccagtactgcaaaaaaaaaaaaaaaaagagaagggccTAGCTAGGGCCCTTTGCTCAATTCTGTAGTCTGTCAGCACCTGCTTTCCCTGTATTTGGCTGTACCAGGTGGGTCCATTTCTTCCCTGCCCTGCCCTTTCTTGGAGGAATTGTCTCCATTGTTTTCAGTATGTCCCTGCATACACCATGTGACCTAGCCCTTGCTGGCCTCTGGTGAGTGCACAGGGGAAATCACCTGACCCAAGGAGCCAATCAGGTTTTCTCTCTCAGACCCCTGGAGTGGAGCCTTGCTGCCTTGCTCCTCCTTAAGTATCAGAACTTTGAAGCCAGGCAGGGCCCAGGCATCCATGTTTGCCCCCACCCTACTTGGGGAGACTCTGAAGATAGGTTTGGGGGAAGTGCTGGGTGTGTGAGGGCATCGAGGAAGTGAAGGGTGAGGTAATTGGCATTGAACCTATAGGAAGTGGGGAGCCGCTGCTGTTTGCCAGGGGCTTAGTCCGCTTGCTATGGGAGGAGAGCCCAGTCCTGGCAACTCAGGCAGGAAGCATGAAGGCCAAGGGCAGACCACAGGAGAACTTGTGCATCCCtgaggagctttttttttttttatcaatgcT
Coding sequences within:
- the Proc gene encoding vitamin K-dependent protein C isoform X1, with translation MAAGGRTRSFSTAHPCVSSSRMWQLASFLLFVATWGISGVPAPPDSVFSSSELAHQMLQVRHKRANSFLEEIWPGNLERECVEEVCDFEEAKEIFQDVEDTLAFWTKYLDGDQCAAPPSGHLCDSSCCGHGTCMDGIGGFSCNCVQGWEGRFCQQEMRFAHCLVDNGGCGHYCLEEDGGRRCSCAAGYELDDDLLHCRPTVNFPCGRLGRRMEKKRIISKRDIDQVDQLDPRIINGTLTRQGDSPWQVILLDSKKKLACGGVLIHTSWVLTAAHCMEDSRKLIVRLGEYDLRRRDKWEVDLDIKEILVHPNYSRSTSDNDIALLHLAQPATLSRTIVPICLPDSGLAERELTQVGQETVVTGWGYHSSREKDSKRNRTFILTFIKIPVAPRNECIQAMRNTVTENMLCAGILGDQRDACDGDSGGPMVALYRDTWFLVGLVSWGEGCGLLTNYGIYTKVSHYLDWIHSHIKDKDKDASPNSQVL